One Natrinema longum genomic window carries:
- a CDS encoding universal stress protein — translation MHYLVGTDSVHTMAAACDYLDDRATAEDTVTVIAAAPADDPPARRDGQEALNVAPVRLATVGEVETALRSGPPAETLREAAAEHEVDEIVVGAHSGDPEATRELGSTARRLLAAASRPVVVVPIPDLSG, via the coding sequence ATGCACTATCTCGTCGGAACGGATTCCGTCCACACGATGGCAGCGGCCTGTGATTATCTCGACGATCGGGCGACCGCCGAGGATACCGTTACCGTGATCGCCGCCGCGCCGGCCGACGATCCACCGGCGCGCCGAGATGGCCAGGAAGCGCTGAACGTCGCTCCCGTTCGGCTCGCCACCGTCGGCGAAGTCGAGACGGCGCTTCGATCGGGGCCCCCCGCCGAGACGCTCCGCGAGGCGGCGGCCGAGCACGAGGTCGACGAAATCGTCGTCGGGGCCCACAGCGGCGATCCCGAGGCGACGCGCGAACTGGGATCGACCGCGCGACGACTCCTCGCGGCTGCGAGCCGGCCGGTCGTCGTCGTTCCGATCCCCGATCTCTCCGGTTAG